The genomic window CGGCATTAGACCGTGCAGCTACAAATAATAAGAACGGTGTCAACACGATCCTCAATTTACTCGGAGAACATCATGGTGACCCCGAAAAAGCAACCGAAGACACGGAAGCATATTGCGCATTAGTTGAGGACATATCAGAGTCTGATGTTAATGCCTGTATCTCAGTCAAACCTTCACAAATCGGACAAGAAATATCTGCTGATCAATTTGAGACCAATCTCAGTCGCATCGTCGAAACTGCGGACTCGCATGATGTTTTCGTTTGGGTTGATATGGAAGATTCCGAGACAACGGATGTGACACTCGATGCATACGAGAGATTGGCCCGGGAACACAACGGCGGTGTCGGTATCTGTCTTCAGGCTAATCTCAAACGAACAAGGAACGACTTGGAGCGTCTCAGTGATGTACCTGGGAAGGTACGACTTGTGAAGGGTGCGTACGACGAACCGGAATCGGTCGCATTCAAGAATAAATCCCGTGTCGATGAGGCGTATCGGACGTTACTCGAGGACGCATTTGAACAACGGGATGGAGGAATCGCGGTAGGAAGCCACGATCCGGAGATGATCGAGTACGCGAAAACACTACACCAAGAATACGGCACCCCGTATGAGATACAGATGTTAATGGGTGTTCGTGAAGACGCTCAGCAGAATCTTGCAGCTGAAGGCGTGGATGTCTACCAGTACGTCCCCTACGGGTCACGATGGATACAGTATTTTTATCGCCGGGTGCGTGAGCGGAAGGAGAATGCATTGTTTGCACTACGGGCAGTTGTCGGTGTGTGACCCAATCGCTACGGCGGTGAAATCCGAGTTGAACGCTATCTTACTAGATTGTGGCAGGGAAGTAAGGTAATTGTTAGATAAGCTGGTTCCATGCGAAGGCGAATGCTTGCAGCCAATTTTCGACGGTGTTTGATTCGGCGTGACTGAAACAGTTTGAGAACTGGTTGGTTCGACGTTTTAGTTCTCGAAAGACACATTCGACGCTGTTCCGATTACCGTGTTTTTCATATCTGTAATCGAGGCCGTGTCGGTGGAGCGCTGCTTGCAGCCACGGTGCGGAATCGACGAGAAAGAGTGTGTCACCGACGAGATGTTTCTCGCAGAGTTCTGCGAGAAACATCTCGGTGATCGCCTGGTTTCTCGTCGGAGAGAGCTTGACGTGCAGCAAGCGGTTCGTGTCGGAACCGACGGCGGCGTACAGCCAGAACCGTTCATTGTTGAGTTGGATCACGGTCTCGTCAACCGCGACGTGAGCCGGATTCGCACCGTCACGGGGCTGTAGATCTGCTTTCTGCACCCGGTTGTGAACCGTCGTCCGACAACGTTCGGCACCCAACCTATAGAGAACAGAAATTGTATCTAAAAGTGATAATTCTGCTAGATAGAGTCGGATACCCAGCTTCATCGCGGGTTCGGGTGTCGCCTCTCGCTCCAGAAAGTCTAACTCGAAGCAGTCGCTACCTTCGATGAGGCGGGCGATCTCTGGCATGAACCACTAGAAGATCGCTCCGCATCACTCTTCACCCTTATTTGAACACCGCCGCTTCCCCTCCCAATCCGTGCGTCGATCGTTACGCTTGCCAACCCTTACGTCGATCGAACGCCACCCGACTCGCATGACAGAACTGGACACCGGCGGGACGACGATACGGGTGACCGTCGGCCGTCGTGGCGGCGACGACGTGGTTCGGGCGGCCCGGGAAGCCGCGCCGGACGGCGTCGACGTGCGAACAGTCGGGCCGACGGGACTCACCTGCCGGGAGCCGGTCCTCATGGCGACGCGTGACGGTCGGACTGCTGCGTACGGTCGCGTGACGCCGTCGGGAGCGAAGGGGCTGGTCGACGCCCTCACGACCGAACTGCTCGAACCGCC from Halostella salina includes these protein-coding regions:
- a CDS encoding proline dehydrogenase family protein, with translation MIPPIANNFVAGTSVAAALDRAATNNKNGVNTILNLLGEHHGDPEKATEDTEAYCALVEDISESDVNACISVKPSQIGQEISADQFETNLSRIVETADSHDVFVWVDMEDSETTDVTLDAYERLAREHNGGVGICLQANLKRTRNDLERLSDVPGKVRLVKGAYDEPESVAFKNKSRVDEAYRTLLEDAFEQRDGGIAVGSHDPEMIEYAKTLHQEYGTPYEIQMLMGVREDAQQNLAAEGVDVYQYVPYGSRWIQYFYRRVRERKENALFALRAVVGV
- a CDS encoding IS6 family transposase: MPEIARLIEGSDCFELDFLEREATPEPAMKLGIRLYLAELSLLDTISVLYRLGAERCRTTVHNRVQKADLQPRDGANPAHVAVDETVIQLNNERFWLYAAVGSDTNRLLHVKLSPTRNQAITEMFLAELCEKHLVGDTLFLVDSAPWLQAALHRHGLDYRYEKHGNRNSVECVFRELKRRTNQFSNCFSHAESNTVENWLQAFAFAWNQLI